The Paramixta manurensis region GCATTGTTCCTCGGGCGCGGCGAGTATCAGACCGATACGCAGCAAAGCGCGGAGTGGAATCGAGGCGCGTATCTGGTTAACGCCGCCGGGCATTGCGGTGCCTGCCACTCGCCGCGCAACCTGCTTGGCGCGGAAAAAAGCGGCCAGGCTTTTCTCGCCGGCGGTTGGGTTGATGGCTGGGAAGCGCCGCCGCTCAATGCGCTTAGCCAAAACGCTCAACCGTGGACTGAGCAGCAGTTATATACTTATTTGCGCCGTGGGTTTGATCCGCAGCATGGCGTGGCCGCCGGGCCGATGGCGCCGGTAGTCAGCCACTTGGCGACCTTACCGGAGAGCGATGTGAAGGCGATGGCGGTCTATCTGGCGTCGCTTAATCGGCAACCCGCGCCCGAACCTGCCGCGCCGGTCGAATTAAAAACCGCCTACAATACCGCCGCGGGTGAACGTTTGTTTAATGGCGCTTGTCAGGCATGCCACAGCGCCAGTCGCGGCGGGCCGCAGTTGTATGGCGTTAGCCCGGATATGGCCTATAACACCAGCGTGCGCAGCGCTTCGCCGGATAACTTGCTACAGGTGGTGTTACACGGCATTGATAAACCCGCCACGGATGAGTTGGGGTATATGCCGGGCTTTGCCGCTAGCCTGTCCGATCGCCAGGTGGCGGACATTGCCGCTTATCTGCGCCAACGCTATGCGCCGGACCAGCCGCCGTGGCCGGACCTGGTTAACAAAGTCGCCCATGTGCGCGCTAACCCAGGGAGTCACTGATGGAGATTGGCATCATACTGTTAGCCGCCGGAACCAGTTCGCGCTACCGGGCGGCCTGTGGCCGACATAAGTTACTGGAACCTTTGAATGGCGAACCGCTGTTTAGCCATACGCTGCGCCATGCAGTGGCGGCAGGCGGGCCGGTTACCGTGCTATTACGCCCGGAGGATAAGGCGCTGCAGCAGTTAGCGCAGGGAACGCCTCAGTTACTGATTGAAAGCCGTGGGATGGGCGAAACCCTGGCGGCAGGCGTGCGGGCGCAAGCCGCGAGAGATGGCTGGGTGGTTGTACCCGGCGATATGCCGTGGCTACGGCCTGACAGCATTCGCGCGGTCATTGCCGCGCTGGCTGAGCACTCCATCGTGCGGGCGTACTACCGTCAACAGGCCGGGCACCCGGTAGGCTTTCGCCGCGAGCACGGCGCGGCGTTAATGGCAT contains the following coding sequences:
- a CDS encoding nucleotidyltransferase family protein, which encodes MEIGIILLAAGTSSRYRAACGRHKLLEPLNGEPLFSHTLRHAVAAGGPVTVLLRPEDKALQQLAQGTPQLLIESRGMGETLAAGVRAQAARDGWVVVPGDMPWLRPDSIRAVIAALAEHSIVRAYYRQQAGHPVGFRREHGAALMALHGDEGGRSLLRRVPLCQLALDDPGCVRDVDLPDMLGEG